One Phaseolus vulgaris cultivar G19833 chromosome 11, P. vulgaris v2.0, whole genome shotgun sequence genomic window carries:
- the LOC137828549 gene encoding uncharacterized protein isoform X1 — protein sequence MSRHRQNFTPLPRQRGFRSYDGSTYNHHESNEVPVFYRSNSAHATDERTADVIPRQRVWEFRHPVGFQHSIPYFPAAAAPRRQQIHIHNEDMVRLRDIFLQPPSRYTFQTTTQAPPVVEISKSTALSKLKKVVYDHHPPLKRYATNLGLYYRNNAEEKPLKEKEKEKDEDGKRCAICLEDFKTGEEVMLTRCKHMFHEDCIVPWLTTKGQCPVCRFVICEMGCGNPSSFNNNDLATLESNNLVNGEFFSVLRAMDEAFQLGSRT from the exons ATGAGCCGCCACAGGCAGAACTTCACACCTCTGCCACGGCAAAGAGGTTTTAGATCCTATGATGGCAGTACTTACAATCATCATGAATCCAATGAAGTGCCTGTGTTTTACAGATCTAACTCTGCTCATGCCACC GATGAAAGAACTGCAGATGTAATACCTCGACAACGGGTTTGGGAATTCAGACATCCTGTAGGATTCCAACACAGTATACCTTA TTTTCCAGCAGCAGCAGCACCTAGAAGACAACAAATTCATATTCACAATGAGGATATGGTAAGGCTCAGAGATATTTTCCTTCAGCCTCCTTCAAGATATACATTCCAAACAACCACACAAGCTCCCCCAGTGGTTGAAATTTCCAAATCAACAGCTTTGAGCAAGCTTAAGAAAGTAGTGTATGACCATCACCCTCCCCTAAAGAGGTATGCTACGAACCTGGGTTTATATTACAGAAACAATGCTGAAGAAAAACCTTTGAAAGAGAAGGAGAAGGAAAAAGATGAAGATGGTAAGAGGTGTGCTATTTGCTTGGAAGATTTTAAGACTGGTGAAGAGGTGATGCTCACTCGATGCAAGCACATGTTTCATGAGGATTGCATAGTGCCATGGCTAACAACTAAGGGTCAGTGCCCAGTTTGTAGGTTTGTGATTTGTGAGATGGGATGTGGGAACCCTTCATCCTTCAACAACAATGACTTGGCCACTTTGGAATCTAACAACCTCGTTAATGGAGAGTTTTTTTCAGTTTTGAGGGCCATGGATGAAGCTTTTCAATTGGGCAGTAGGACTTAA
- the LOC137828549 gene encoding uncharacterized protein isoform X2 — MMAVLTIIMNPMKCLCFTDLTLLMPPFPAAAAPRRQQIHIHNEDMVRLRDIFLQPPSRYTFQTTTQAPPVVEISKSTALSKLKKVVYDHHPPLKRYATNLGLYYRNNAEEKPLKEKEKEKDEDGKRCAICLEDFKTGEEVMLTRCKHMFHEDCIVPWLTTKGQCPVCRFVICEMGCGNPSSFNNNDLATLESNNLVNGEFFSVLRAMDEAFQLGSRT; from the exons ATGATGGCAGTACTTACAATCATCATGAATCCAATGAAGTGCCTGTGTTTTACAGATCTAACTCTGCTCATGCCACC TTTTCCAGCAGCAGCAGCACCTAGAAGACAACAAATTCATATTCACAATGAGGATATGGTAAGGCTCAGAGATATTTTCCTTCAGCCTCCTTCAAGATATACATTCCAAACAACCACACAAGCTCCCCCAGTGGTTGAAATTTCCAAATCAACAGCTTTGAGCAAGCTTAAGAAAGTAGTGTATGACCATCACCCTCCCCTAAAGAGGTATGCTACGAACCTGGGTTTATATTACAGAAACAATGCTGAAGAAAAACCTTTGAAAGAGAAGGAGAAGGAAAAAGATGAAGATGGTAAGAGGTGTGCTATTTGCTTGGAAGATTTTAAGACTGGTGAAGAGGTGATGCTCACTCGATGCAAGCACATGTTTCATGAGGATTGCATAGTGCCATGGCTAACAACTAAGGGTCAGTGCCCAGTTTGTAGGTTTGTGATTTGTGAGATGGGATGTGGGAACCCTTCATCCTTCAACAACAATGACTTGGCCACTTTGGAATCTAACAACCTCGTTAATGGAGAGTTTTTTTCAGTTTTGAGGGCCATGGATGAAGCTTTTCAATTGGGCAGTAGGACTTAA